The proteins below are encoded in one region of Segatella copri:
- the cas12a gene encoding type V CRISPR-associated protein Cas12a/Cpf1: protein MAKNFEDFKRLYPLSKTLRFEAKPIGATLDNIVKSGLLEEDEHRAASYVKVKKLIDEYHKVFIDRVLDNGCLPLDDKGDNNSLAEYYESYVSKAQDEDAIKKFKEIQQNLRSIIAKKLTDYKAYANLFGNKLIESYKDKADKTKLIDSDLIQFINTAESTQLDSMSQDEAKELVKEFWGFVTYFYGFFDNRKNMYTAEDKSTGIAYRLINENLPKFIDNMEAFNTAITRPEIQANMDELYSNFSEYLNVESIQEMFQLDYYNMLLTQKQIDVYNAIIGGKTDDEHDVKIKGINEYINLYNQKHKDDKLPKLKALFKQILSDRNAISWLPEEFNSDQEVLNAIKDCYERLSENVLGDKVLKSLLGSLADYSLDGIFIRNDLQLTDISQKMFGNWGVIQNAIMQDIKHVAPARKHKESEEDYEKRIVGIFKKADSFSISYINDCLNEADPNNAYFVENYFATFGAVNTPTMQRENLFALVQNAYTEVAALLHSDYPTVKHLAQDKANVSKIKALLDAIKSLQHFVKPLLGKGDESDKDERFYGELASLWAELDTVTPLYNMIRNYMTRKPYSQKKIKLNFENPQLLGGWDANKEKDYATIILRRNGLYYLAIMDKDSRKLLGKAMPSDGECYEKMVYKFFKDVTTMIPKCSTQLKDVQAYFKVNTDDYVLNSKAFNRPLTITKEVFDLNNVLYGKYKKFQKGYLTATGDNVGYTHAVNVWIKFCMDFLDSYDSTCIYDFSSLKPESYLSLDSFYQDVNLLLYKLSFTDVSASFIDQLVEEGKMYLFQIYNKDFSEYSKGTPNMHTLYWKALFDERNLADVVYKLNGQAEMFYRKKSIENTHPTHPANHPILNKNKDNKKKESLFEYDLIKDRRYTVDKFMFHVPITMNFKSSGSENINQDVKAYLRHADDMHIIGIDRGERHLLYLVVIDLQGNIKEQFSLNEIVNDYNGNTYHTNYHDLLDVREDERLKARQSWQTIENIKELKEGYLSQVIHKITQLMVRYHAIVVLEDLSKGFMRSRQKVEKQVYQKFEKMLIDKLNYLVDKKTDVSTPGGLLNAYQLTCKSDSSQKLGKQSGFLFYIPAWNTSKIDPVTGFVNLLDTHSLNSKEKIKAFFSKFDAIRYNKDKKWFEFNLDYDKFGKKAEDTRTKWTLCTRGMRIDTFRNKEKNSQWDNQEVDLTTEMKSLLEHYYIDIHGNLKDAISTQTDKAFFTGLLHILKLTLQMRNSITGTETDYLVSPVADENGIFYDSRSCGDQLPENADANGAYNIARKGLMLVEQIKDAEDLDNVKFDISNKAWLNFAQQKPYKNG from the coding sequence ATGGCTAAGAATTTTGAAGATTTTAAAAGACTTTATCCTCTTTCAAAGACTTTGCGCTTTGAAGCGAAGCCTATTGGCGCCACTTTGGATAATATAGTTAAGAGTGGTTTGTTAGAAGAAGATGAACACAGAGCTGCAAGCTATGTGAAGGTGAAGAAATTGATTGATGAATACCACAAGGTATTTATTGATAGAGTGTTGGATAATGGATGTTTGCCTTTGGATGATAAAGGTGATAATAATTCATTGGCAGAATATTATGAGAGCTATGTATCTAAAGCGCAAGATGAGGATGCAATAAAGAAGTTTAAGGAAATTCAGCAAAATCTTCGCTCTATTATAGCTAAAAAGCTAACAGACTATAAGGCTTATGCTAATTTGTTTGGTAATAAACTTATAGAGTCATATAAGGACAAAGCTGATAAGACAAAGCTAATTGATTCAGATTTGATTCAATTCATCAATACTGCGGAATCAACTCAACTTGATTCTATGTCACAAGATGAGGCCAAAGAACTTGTGAAAGAATTCTGGGGCTTTGTTACTTATTTTTACGGCTTCTTTGATAATCGTAAAAATATGTATACGGCAGAAGATAAGTCAACAGGTATTGCTTATCGTCTAATCAATGAAAATCTCCCAAAGTTCATTGATAATATGGAGGCATTTAATACAGCCATAACCAGACCTGAGATACAAGCTAACATGGATGAGTTATACTCTAATTTTTCTGAATACTTAAATGTAGAAAGTATTCAGGAAATGTTCCAGCTTGACTATTACAATATGCTTCTTACTCAAAAGCAGATTGATGTCTATAATGCTATAATTGGTGGAAAAACTGATGATGAACACGATGTTAAGATTAAAGGTATCAACGAGTATATCAATCTCTACAATCAGAAGCATAAAGATGACAAGTTACCAAAACTTAAGGCTTTGTTTAAGCAGATTCTTAGTGATAGAAATGCAATTTCTTGGTTGCCAGAAGAATTCAATAGTGATCAGGAAGTCTTGAATGCTATCAAGGATTGCTATGAGCGATTGTCTGAAAATGTTTTGGGTGATAAGGTTCTTAAGTCTTTGCTTGGTTCTTTGGCAGATTATTCTCTTGATGGGATATTTATCCGTAATGACTTGCAGTTGACTGATATTTCTCAGAAAATGTTTGGAAATTGGGGCGTGATTCAGAATGCCATCATGCAGGATATAAAGCATGTTGCTCCTGCCAGAAAGCATAAGGAATCTGAGGAAGATTACGAAAAAAGAATTGTAGGTATATTTAAAAAGGCTGATAGCTTTAGTATCAGTTATATAAATGATTGTTTGAACGAAGCAGACCCTAATAATGCCTACTTCGTAGAGAACTATTTTGCGACATTTGGAGCGGTAAATACTCCAACAATGCAGCGTGAGAATCTGTTTGCGCTTGTTCAAAATGCGTATACAGAAGTTGCTGCATTACTTCATTCTGATTATCCTACGGTAAAGCATCTGGCACAAGACAAGGCTAATGTTTCTAAAATCAAAGCACTGTTGGATGCAATAAAGTCTTTGCAGCATTTCGTGAAGCCTCTGTTGGGCAAGGGTGATGAAAGTGATAAAGATGAACGTTTCTATGGTGAACTAGCTTCGTTGTGGGCAGAACTTGATACAGTGACACCGCTGTATAATATGATTCGTAATTATATGACTCGTAAACCATATTCTCAAAAGAAAATCAAACTTAACTTTGAGAATCCTCAATTGCTTGGTGGTTGGGATGCTAATAAGGAGAAAGACTATGCTACCATTATCTTACGTCGTAATGGGTTGTATTATCTTGCTATTATGGACAAAGACTCAAGGAAGTTATTGGGTAAGGCAATGCCGTCAGATGGGGAGTGCTATGAGAAAATGGTATATAAGTTCTTCAAAGACGTGACAACGATGATACCAAAGTGTAGTACACAATTAAAAGATGTACAAGCTTATTTTAAGGTTAATACAGATGATTACGTCTTAAATAGCAAGGCGTTTAACAGGCCATTGACGATAACAAAGGAAGTCTTTGATTTGAACAATGTATTGTATGGTAAGTATAAGAAATTCCAAAAGGGATACTTGACTGCTACTGGTGATAATGTAGGTTATACTCATGCTGTAAACGTATGGATAAAATTCTGTATGGATTTTTTGGACAGCTATGATAGCACTTGCATATATGATTTCTCTTCTTTGAAACCGGAGTCATATTTGTCACTCGACTCTTTCTATCAGGATGTTAATTTGTTGTTGTATAAATTGTCGTTTACAGATGTATCTGCATCATTTATTGATCAGCTTGTTGAGGAGGGAAAGATGTATCTGTTCCAAATCTACAATAAGGATTTCTCTGAGTATAGCAAGGGCACTCCAAATATGCATACTCTTTATTGGAAAGCATTGTTTGATGAACGTAATCTGGCAGATGTAGTTTACAAGCTTAACGGACAGGCAGAGATGTTCTATCGTAAGAAAAGTATAGAAAATACTCATCCAACTCATCCTGCTAATCATCCTATTCTTAATAAGAATAAGGATAACAAGAAAAAAGAAAGCTTGTTTGAATATGATCTTATAAAAGATCGTCGCTACACTGTTGATAAATTTATGTTCCATGTGCCAATCACAATGAACTTTAAAAGTTCTGGTTCTGAGAACATCAATCAAGATGTGAAGGCGTATTTGCGTCACGCAGATGATATGCATATTATTGGTATTGATCGTGGCGAACGTCATTTGCTGTATTTGGTTGTAATTGATTTGCAAGGTAATATCAAGGAGCAGTTCTCGCTTAATGAAATTGTGAATGATTATAATGGTAATACCTATCATACCAATTATCACGATTTGTTGGATGTTCGTGAAGACGAACGACTCAAAGCTCGTCAAAGTTGGCAGACCATCGAAAATATCAAAGAGCTGAAAGAGGGCTATTTGTCTCAGGTTATCCACAAGATTACACAGCTCATGGTTAGATATCATGCCATTGTTGTTTTGGAAGATCTGAGCAAGGGATTTATGCGTAGTCGTCAAAAGGTAGAAAAGCAAGTATATCAGAAGTTTGAAAAAATGTTGATAGATAAGCTTAACTATTTGGTAGACAAAAAAACTGATGTTTCTACTCCTGGAGGCTTGCTGAATGCATACCAACTTACCTGTAAGTCTGATAGTTCTCAAAAGTTAGGAAAACAGAGCGGATTCCTGTTCTATATCCCTGCATGGAATACATCTAAGATAGACCCAGTTACAGGATTTGTTAACTTGTTGGATACTCATTCTTTAAATTCTAAAGAGAAAATCAAAGCATTCTTCTCTAAGTTTGATGCTATCCGTTATAATAAGGATAAGAAATGGTTTGAGTTTAATCTCGACTATGACAAGTTTGGTAAAAAAGCGGAAGATACAAGGACTAAGTGGACTTTATGCACCAGAGGAATGCGTATTGATACTTTCAGAAATAAAGAAAAGAACTCGCAGTGGGATAATCAGGAAGTTGACTTGACAACAGAGATGAAATCTTTATTGGAGCATTATTATATCGACATTCATGGTAATCTCAAGGATGCTATCAGTACGCAAACAGACAAAGCGTTCTTTACTGGCTTGCTGCACATATTGAAGTTGACCTTGCAGATGCGTAATAGTATTACTGGAACCGAAACAGATTACTTAGTGTCTCCTGTTGCCGATGAGAATGGAATATTCTACGATAGCCGTTCTTGTGGTGATCAGCTTCCTGAGAATGCGGATGCTAATGGTGCTTACAACATCGCTCGCAAGGGACTGATGTTGGTTGAGCAGATAAAAGATGCTGAGGATTTGGATAATGTGAAGTTTGATATATCCAATAAGGCTTGGCTCAATTTTGCACAACAAAAGCCATATAAGAATGGATGA
- a CDS encoding helix-turn-helix domain-containing protein, which translates to MINESFSIRLREARQMMGLSMDKLVERTNGAITKQSISRYEKGIMHPKRDALQAIAKALNISEEYFEGTNLKIDMPMLRTTSNGKLSEDELQALEAKLSFWAEQYLTKEKEAGFPTRFKNPIKGTKVSTLEDAIHAADLLREKWHCGDGPIASILRLLERKGIMILAANLPEYVFGMSTWADKKHPLMILDFNPEKSSVEKLRFTAVHELAHLLLLFPEDSPLRLEKRCDLFASYFLLPKLALIEELGSKKREKITLEEMIDIKELYGASLAASIIAARDYGIITTEYKRAWYTEHIEPNPREIGNGHYVFPETLGKEKRVNSIVDS; encoded by the coding sequence ATGATTAATGAATCATTTTCTATAAGATTGCGGGAAGCGCGACAGATGATGGGGCTCAGCATGGATAAACTCGTAGAGCGAACCAACGGAGCCATCACCAAGCAGAGTATCTCCCGATATGAGAAAGGCATCATGCACCCTAAGCGTGATGCCCTGCAAGCCATAGCCAAAGCCCTCAATATCAGCGAGGAATATTTCGAAGGAACCAATCTCAAGATAGATATGCCTATGCTCCGCACCACCTCCAATGGCAAGTTGTCCGAAGACGAGTTGCAAGCCCTGGAAGCGAAACTCTCGTTTTGGGCAGAGCAATATCTTACGAAGGAGAAAGAAGCAGGCTTTCCTACCCGGTTCAAGAATCCGATAAAAGGCACCAAGGTATCAACCCTTGAAGATGCCATCCATGCTGCCGACCTTCTTCGTGAGAAGTGGCATTGCGGTGATGGTCCCATCGCCAGCATCCTGAGACTCTTGGAAAGAAAAGGTATCATGATACTTGCTGCTAATCTTCCTGAGTATGTCTTCGGAATGAGCACCTGGGCTGATAAGAAGCATCCGCTGATGATTCTCGATTTCAATCCGGAAAAGAGTAGCGTAGAGAAACTTCGTTTCACGGCAGTTCATGAGTTGGCTCATCTGCTTCTCCTCTTCCCAGAAGATAGTCCGCTGAGGCTGGAGAAGCGTTGTGATCTCTTTGCCAGTTATTTCCTTCTTCCTAAATTGGCGCTTATCGAAGAGTTGGGCTCCAAGAAGCGTGAGAAGATAACGCTGGAGGAGATGATTGACATCAAGGAACTGTATGGCGCATCTCTCGCTGCTTCCATCATCGCCGCCAGAGATTACGGCATCATCACCACCGAGTATAAACGTGCATGGTATACCGAGCATATAGAGCCTAATCCCCGTGAAATAGGTAATGGCCACTATGTATTTCCCGAGACATTGGGAAAGGAGAAGAGAGTCAATTCGATAGTAGATTCGTGA
- a CDS encoding ammonium transporter → MSSLLLTTLDTGNTAWMIMATILVLLMSIPGIALFYGGLVRQKNILSVLMQTVFIVAVVSLIWVAFGYSWAFSTEYADSGNPLACVIGGFDKCFLHGIGLDAIMPTGIPELTFAMFQCMFALITPALILGAFAERVKFSGYVLFTILWVIIAYLPMAHWVWGGGFLQEMGAIDFAGGTVVHINAGVAALVMALCVGKRDDYRAGHPITPHNITFVFMGMSFLWLGWFGFNAGSGLAADGLAANAFLVTHIATAAAATTWMLIDWIVNKKPTTVGACTGAVAGLVAITPAAGSTDIFGAFCIGIISTIVCFFMVAVVKEKFKYDDALDAFGVHGMGGILGSILTGVFATQYVTGAEGVQGALYGDWHQLWVQVVATVVSIIYSVVVTYIIFKVVDKSVGVRVDKRVEEEGLDIYEHGESAYSN, encoded by the coding sequence ATGAGCAGTTTATTATTGACGACACTTGATACGGGTAACACAGCGTGGATGATCATGGCAACCATCTTGGTGCTTTTGATGTCAATCCCGGGTATAGCACTTTTTTATGGTGGTTTGGTGCGCCAGAAGAATATCCTCAGCGTCCTGATGCAGACGGTTTTCATCGTGGCAGTAGTCAGTCTGATATGGGTAGCCTTCGGTTATTCCTGGGCATTCTCTACAGAATATGCCGATTCGGGCAATCCTCTGGCTTGCGTCATCGGTGGTTTCGATAAATGTTTCCTCCACGGCATTGGCTTGGATGCCATCATGCCAACAGGCATTCCGGAGCTCACCTTTGCAATGTTCCAGTGCATGTTCGCCCTCATTACTCCAGCCTTGATTCTCGGTGCTTTTGCCGAGCGCGTGAAGTTCAGCGGATATGTACTTTTCACCATCCTCTGGGTTATTATCGCTTATCTTCCAATGGCCCACTGGGTATGGGGTGGCGGTTTCCTGCAGGAGATGGGAGCCATCGACTTTGCGGGTGGTACCGTGGTTCATATCAATGCCGGTGTAGCCGCTCTGGTCATGGCACTCTGTGTAGGCAAGCGTGATGATTACCGTGCGGGTCATCCTATCACACCTCACAACATCACCTTCGTGTTCATGGGTATGTCATTCCTCTGGTTGGGATGGTTCGGTTTCAATGCCGGTAGCGGTCTGGCAGCCGATGGTCTGGCTGCCAACGCCTTCCTTGTAACTCATATCGCCACAGCTGCAGCAGCTACTACCTGGATGCTCATCGACTGGATTGTGAACAAGAAGCCAACTACGGTAGGTGCTTGTACCGGTGCTGTAGCCGGATTGGTAGCCATCACTCCTGCAGCCGGCAGTACCGATATTTTCGGAGCTTTCTGCATCGGTATCATTTCCACCATCGTCTGCTTCTTCATGGTAGCGGTAGTAAAGGAGAAGTTCAAGTATGATGATGCCCTCGATGCCTTTGGTGTTCATGGTATGGGTGGTATTCTGGGATCTATCCTCACCGGTGTCTTCGCCACTCAGTATGTAACAGGAGCCGAAGGTGTACAGGGTGCCCTCTATGGCGACTGGCATCAGCTTTGGGTTCAGGTTGTAGCCACCGTGGTAAGCATCATCTACAGCGTTGTAGTTACCTACATTATCTTCAAGGTAGTAGATAAGAGTGTAGGTGTACGTGTTGACAAGCGAGTAGAGGAGGAAGGTCTCGACATCTACGAGCATGGTGAGAGTGCTTATAGCAACTAA
- a CDS encoding P-II family nitrogen regulator: MKKIEAIIRKSRFEDVKKALLAADIEWFSYYNVRGEGKMRQARIYRGVMYDTSSIERVLLNIVVRDKNVEPTIAAIQGAAQTGEVGDGRIFVIPVLDTVRIRTGERGDIALYNAEKEE, encoded by the coding sequence ATGAAGAAGATTGAGGCAATTATCCGCAAGTCTAGATTCGAGGATGTCAAGAAGGCGCTTTTAGCAGCAGACATCGAGTGGTTCTCTTATTACAATGTAAGAGGTGAGGGTAAAATGCGCCAGGCTCGCATTTACCGTGGTGTGATGTACGATACCAGCAGCATCGAGCGTGTGCTTCTGAACATCGTGGTTCGTGACAAGAATGTGGAGCCTACCATCGCCGCCATCCAGGGCGCTGCACAGACCGGTGAAGTAGGAGATGGCAGAATCTTCGTGATTCCTGTACTCGATACCGTTAGAATCAGAACCGGCGAGCGAGGCGACATCGCATTGTATAACGCTGAGAAAGAGGAATAA
- the dapF gene encoding diaminopimelate epimerase, with protein sequence MKETVHFTKMQGAGNDYIYIDTQQYDIPDPEKAAIAWSAYHTGIGSDGLVLIGKPHDGIRADYSMRIFNADGSEAMMCGNASRCIGKYLYEKGLTRKDTIRLETLSGIKILKLHLQDNKEVVESVTVDMLEPKLENPEQFLGPSVLEADGRKFEGTYVCMGNPHFVTFVDDIDTIDIAHYGKILERDKAFPQRCNIEFAQVTDTDAIRTRVWERGSGITMACGTGACATAVAAALTKRTGRKSSIVMDGGTLEIEYSEADDHVYMTGPAAFSFEGEIEL encoded by the coding sequence ATGAAAGAAACAGTTCATTTTACAAAGATGCAGGGAGCGGGTAACGACTACATCTATATAGATACCCAACAATACGACATCCCTGACCCAGAGAAGGCGGCCATTGCCTGGAGTGCTTATCACACGGGCATAGGAAGCGACGGACTGGTTCTCATCGGAAAGCCGCACGACGGCATAAGAGCAGATTATTCGATGCGCATCTTCAACGCCGATGGTTCTGAAGCGATGATGTGCGGCAATGCAAGCCGATGCATCGGTAAGTATCTTTACGAAAAGGGATTGACCCGAAAGGACACCATCCGACTGGAAACGCTTTCGGGTATCAAGATATTGAAACTTCATCTTCAGGATAATAAAGAAGTTGTGGAATCGGTAACAGTAGACATGCTGGAACCCAAGCTTGAAAATCCCGAGCAATTCTTAGGCCCTTCGGTGCTCGAAGCTGACGGCAGAAAATTTGAAGGCACCTATGTTTGCATGGGTAATCCGCATTTCGTTACCTTCGTGGATGACATCGACACCATCGACATCGCCCACTATGGTAAAATCCTGGAAAGAGACAAGGCATTTCCCCAAAGATGCAACATAGAATTTGCACAAGTAACTGACACAGACGCCATAAGGACACGAGTTTGGGAAAGGGGAAGCGGAATAACAATGGCTTGCGGAACAGGAGCCTGTGCCACAGCCGTAGCCGCAGCCCTTACCAAGCGTACTGGTAGGAAAAGCAGTATCGTGATGGATGGCGGAACGCTGGAAATAGAATATAGCGAGGCTGATGATCATGTTTACATGACGGGACCTGCAGCCTTCTCATTCGAAGGAGAAATTGAATTATAA
- a CDS encoding LL-diaminopimelate aminotransferase produces the protein MALVNEHFLKLANNYLFADIAKKVNAYKIAHPKQRVISLGIGDVTQPLCPAVIKAMHKAVDEMAEQASFRGYGPERGYDFLREAIIKNDFLPRGIHLDANEVFVNDGAKSDTGNIQEILRWDNNIGVTDPIYPVYIDSNVMIGRAGVFENGKWSNVTYMPCDESDDFIPQIPDHRVDMIYLCYPNNPTGTVISKEELRKWVNYAIKNESIILYDAAYEAYITDPSIPHSIYEIRGARKVAIEFHSYSKTAGFTGVRCGYTIVPKELKAKTLAGEEVALNPIWDRRQCTKFNGTSYISQRAAEAIYTPEGKEQVKATINYYMENAHFMRAELQKLGLRVYGGENAPYLWVKTPNNTPSWKFFEEMLYGASVVCTPGVGFGPSGEGYIRLTAFGEHEDCKEAMERIAKWLGK, from the coding sequence ATGGCATTAGTTAATGAACATTTCCTGAAGTTGGCCAACAACTACTTGTTTGCCGACATCGCAAAGAAGGTGAACGCCTACAAGATTGCACATCCAAAGCAGCGTGTAATCAGTCTGGGCATCGGTGACGTAACCCAGCCTCTCTGCCCTGCCGTCATCAAGGCGATGCACAAGGCTGTAGACGAGATGGCTGAGCAGGCTTCTTTCAGAGGCTATGGTCCGGAACGAGGCTACGACTTCCTCCGCGAGGCTATCATCAAGAACGACTTTCTGCCACGTGGCATTCATCTTGACGCCAACGAGGTATTCGTAAACGATGGAGCCAAGAGCGATACGGGAAATATCCAGGAGATTTTGAGATGGGATAACAACATCGGCGTTACCGACCCGATTTATCCGGTTTATATAGACTCTAACGTGATGATAGGTAGAGCCGGAGTCTTCGAGAACGGCAAGTGGAGCAATGTAACCTACATGCCTTGCGATGAGAGCGATGACTTCATCCCTCAGATTCCAGATCACCGTGTGGACATGATTTATCTCTGTTATCCAAACAACCCTACGGGTACGGTCATCTCGAAAGAAGAACTCAGAAAATGGGTAAACTATGCTATCAAGAACGAGAGCATCATCCTCTATGATGCAGCCTACGAGGCATATATCACCGACCCATCAATTCCTCATTCTATCTACGAGATTCGTGGTGCCAGAAAGGTAGCGATAGAATTCCACAGTTATTCGAAGACTGCCGGATTCACCGGTGTGCGTTGTGGTTACACCATCGTTCCTAAAGAGTTGAAGGCAAAGACATTGGCAGGTGAGGAAGTGGCATTGAATCCTATCTGGGACCGCCGCCAGTGCACCAAGTTTAATGGTACAAGCTATATCAGCCAGCGTGCTGCCGAAGCCATCTACACCCCTGAGGGTAAGGAACAGGTGAAGGCAACCATCAATTACTATATGGAGAATGCCCACTTCATGAGAGCCGAACTCCAGAAACTCGGCTTGAGAGTATATGGCGGCGAGAATGCACCTTACCTCTGGGTGAAGACGCCAAACAACACGCCAAGCTGGAAATTCTTCGAAGAGATGCTTTATGGTGCCAGTGTAGTCTGCACTCCAGGTGTCGGCTTCGGTCCATCGGGCGAAGGCTACATCCGACTCACCGCCTTCGGCGAGCATGAGGACTGCAAGGAAGCCATGGAGAGAATTGCCAAATGGCTGGGAAAATAA
- a CDS encoding glutamine synthetase III, whose amino-acid sequence MSNLRFEAVSEASKRKPVEVTAPSERPSEFFGKKVFNRQKMYKYLPADVYEKLIDVIDNGARLDRNIANAVAKGIKQWADENGVTHYTHWFQPLTEGTAEKHDAFIEHDGKGGMIEEFSGKLLVQQEPDASSFPSGGIRSTFEARGYSAWDPTSPVFIIDDTLCIPTVFISYTGEALDYKAPLLRSLHAVNVAATEVCHYFNPDVKKVISNLGWEQEYFLVDESLYAARPDLMLTGRTLMGHDSAKNQQMDDHYFGAIPERVQAFMKDLEIQALELGIPCKTRHNEVAPNQFELAPIFEETNLAVDHNMLLMSLMKKVARHHGFRVLLHEKPFAGINGSGKHNNWSLATDTGILLHGPGKTPEDNLRFVVFITETLMGVYKHNGLLKASIMSATNAHRLGANEAPPAIISSFLGKQLTDLLEHIEKADKKDLFTVAGKQGMKLDIPEIPELMIDNTDRNRTSPFAFTGNRFEFRAVGSEANCASAMIVLNTAVAEALTDFKKRVDELIAKGEDKTSAIIDIVRQDLKTCKPIRFDGNGYSDEWVEEAAKRGLDCEKSCPKIFERYLDPASIKMFEDMGVMKKNELEARNEVKWETYTKKIQIEARVMGDLSMNHIIPVATHYQSQLAKNVENMIDIFGDEEGKKLTARNINIIKKIAERTQIIETGVEELVNARKVANKIENEHDKAIAYHDTVAPKMEEIRYQIDKLELTVADELWTLPKYRELLFIR is encoded by the coding sequence ATGAGCAACTTAAGATTTGAAGCTGTTTCAGAGGCTTCCAAGAGAAAGCCTGTTGAGGTAACCGCTCCTAGCGAGCGACCAAGTGAATTCTTCGGAAAGAAGGTATTCAACCGACAGAAGATGTACAAGTATCTCCCTGCAGATGTCTATGAGAAACTGATAGACGTCATCGACAACGGAGCACGTCTCGACCGTAACATCGCCAACGCCGTAGCCAAAGGCATCAAGCAGTGGGCTGACGAGAATGGCGTAACCCACTACACTCACTGGTTCCAGCCATTGACAGAAGGTACTGCCGAGAAGCACGATGCCTTCATCGAGCATGATGGCAAGGGTGGTATGATCGAGGAATTTTCAGGCAAGTTGCTCGTTCAGCAGGAGCCTGATGCATCATCTTTCCCATCTGGCGGTATCCGCTCAACCTTCGAGGCTCGCGGTTATTCTGCATGGGATCCAACATCTCCTGTATTTATCATCGACGATACACTCTGTATCCCTACTGTCTTCATCTCTTATACAGGTGAGGCACTCGACTATAAAGCTCCATTGCTCCGTTCATTGCACGCTGTAAACGTAGCAGCAACAGAGGTTTGCCACTACTTCAACCCAGATGTCAAGAAAGTTATTTCCAATCTCGGTTGGGAGCAGGAGTACTTCCTGGTAGATGAAAGCTTGTATGCTGCACGTCCTGACCTGATGCTGACAGGCCGCACCCTGATGGGTCACGATTCTGCCAAGAACCAGCAGATGGACGACCACTACTTCGGAGCCATCCCAGAGCGTGTTCAGGCATTCATGAAGGATTTGGAAATCCAGGCTCTTGAGCTCGGCATTCCTTGCAAGACCCGTCATAACGAGGTAGCACCAAACCAGTTTGAGTTGGCACCAATCTTCGAGGAGACCAACCTTGCCGTTGACCACAACATGCTCCTGATGAGCTTGATGAAGAAGGTAGCTCGCCATCACGGTTTCCGCGTACTTCTCCATGAGAAGCCATTCGCAGGCATCAACGGTTCCGGTAAGCACAACAACTGGAGTCTCGCTACAGATACAGGCATTCTGCTTCATGGTCCTGGCAAGACACCAGAGGATAACCTCCGTTTCGTAGTCTTCATCACAGAGACTTTGATGGGTGTATACAAGCACAACGGTTTGCTCAAGGCATCTATCATGAGTGCTACCAATGCGCATCGTCTGGGCGCCAACGAGGCACCTCCAGCAATCATCTCTTCATTCCTCGGCAAGCAGTTGACCGATCTTCTCGAGCACATTGAGAAAGCCGACAAGAAGGATCTCTTCACCGTGGCTGGCAAGCAGGGCATGAAGCTGGATATCCCAGAGATTCCTGAGTTGATGATTGATAACACCGACCGTAACCGTACATCACCATTCGCCTTCACCGGCAACCGTTTCGAGTTCCGTGCCGTAGGTTCTGAGGCTAACTGTGCATCAGCAATGATCGTATTGAACACAGCTGTAGCTGAGGCTTTGACCGACTTCAAGAAGCGTGTGGATGAGTTGATTGCCAAGGGTGAGGACAAGACATCTGCCATCATCGATATCGTTCGTCAGGATTTGAAGACCTGCAAGCCAATCCGTTTCGACGGCAATGGTTACTCAGATGAGTGGGTAGAGGAAGCTGCCAAGCGTGGTCTGGACTGCGAGAAGAGCTGTCCAAAGATTTTCGAGCGTTATCTCGACCCTGCATCTATCAAGATGTTCGAGGATATGGGTGTCATGAAGAAGAACGAGTTGGAAGCCCGTAACGAGGTGAAATGGGAGACCTACACCAAGAAGATTCAGATTGAGGCTCGTGTAATGGGCGACTTGAGCATGAACCACATCATCCCAGTGGCTACTCACTATCAGAGCCAGTTGGCTAAGAATGTGGAGAACATGATTGACATCTTCGGTGACGAGGAAGGCAAGAAGTTGACTGCCCGCAACATCAATATCATCAAGAAGATTGCCGAGCGCACTCAGATTATCGAGACAGGTGTTGAGGAGTTGGTTAATGCCCGCAAGGTTGCCAACAAGATTGAGAATGAGCACGATAAGGCGATAGCTTATCATGACACGGTAGCTCCAAAGATGGAGGAAATCCGTTATCAGATTGATAAGTTGGAGTTGACAGTAGCCGATGAGCTCTGGACCTTGCCTAAGTATCGTGAACTCCTGTTCATCCGCTAA